A section of the Candidatus Polarisedimenticolaceae bacterium genome encodes:
- a CDS encoding energy transducer TonB — protein MAIVLVAAVPTAEDLDPGPQPTLSCLEAHQVGDLIALSCRLTNNAGGSVLFDARTRAMPSLDVERFLDGTWKPLATDLDPDRSIVLELHEWESLKFKFSVPRVAEPLRVTATWRTGKTRRPVQSNIGRLVDDTEAAGGASDVPRWCCLDLEPVQIVSRVEPKWPWDARWNQRQGMILVELVVEADGSAKIVRMLKGDQTFDKQVIEATQGWKFKPARDAHGQPVRTYFFIQFEFRLRS, from the coding sequence GTGGCGATCGTTCTCGTCGCGGCCGTCCCGACGGCGGAGGATCTCGATCCCGGACCGCAGCCGACGTTGAGCTGCCTCGAAGCGCATCAGGTCGGCGATCTCATCGCGCTCAGCTGTCGCCTCACGAACAATGCCGGCGGGTCGGTGCTCTTCGACGCCCGCACGCGTGCGATGCCCTCGCTCGACGTCGAGCGGTTCCTTGACGGCACGTGGAAGCCCCTGGCGACCGATCTCGATCCGGACCGCTCGATCGTGCTGGAGCTGCACGAGTGGGAGAGCTTGAAGTTCAAGTTCAGCGTTCCTCGTGTCGCGGAGCCGCTACGGGTGACCGCCACATGGCGCACCGGGAAGACGCGGCGGCCGGTTCAGAGCAACATCGGCCGTCTGGTCGACGATACCGAAGCCGCGGGGGGGGCGAGTGACGTTCCACGGTGGTGCTGCCTCGACCTCGAGCCGGTACAGATCGTGTCGAGGGTCGAGCCGAAATGGCCCTGGGACGCCCGGTGGAACCAGCGGCAGGGGATGATCCTCGTCGAGCTCGTCGTCGAGGCCGATGGGAGCGCGAAGATCGTCCGCATGCTCAAAGGCGACCAGACGTTCGACAAGCAAGTCATCGAGGCGACGCAGGGCTGGAAGTTCAAGCCGGCGCGGGATGCGCACGGCCAGCCCGTGCGTACGTACTTCTTCATCCAGTTCGAGTTCCGCCTGCGCTCCTAA
- a CDS encoding zf-HC2 domain-containing protein, whose translation MTDRLERRAAMVTCKTFVEFLMDYLSGELDASQRDAFDRHVADCVACVAYLNTYCETIELEKAAFKDPEAPVPADVPEDLVKAVLAARSSKR comes from the coding sequence GTGACCGATCGACTCGAGAGGCGGGCCGCGATGGTGACGTGCAAGACGTTCGTCGAGTTTCTGATGGACTACCTGTCCGGGGAGCTCGACGCGTCGCAGCGCGACGCGTTCGACCGGCACGTCGCCGACTGCGTCGCCTGCGTCGCCTACTTGAACACCTATTGCGAGACGATCGAGCTCGAGAAGGCGGCGTTCAAGGACCCTGAAGCGCCGGTGCCCGCCGACGTCCCCGAGGACCTCGTGAAGGCGGTGCTCGCCGCGAGGTCGAGCAAGCGATAA
- a CDS encoding YHS domain-containing (seleno)protein: MSSTLFRLALGVVLLVPAAAAFANHSTQLLNLNAEGVILDGYDPVAFFTEGKPVMGTKTYRSSADGATYYFSSAEHKALFDKEPMKYEPQFGAFCAYAVSQGRTAPIDVSTFSIVNGRLVIQHNARAVRLWNEDVQGNLKKADKYWPAVVKNDGKQIKVDD, translated from the coding sequence ATGAGCTCGACCCTCTTCCGCTTGGCCCTCGGCGTCGTCCTCCTGGTCCCCGCCGCCGCGGCCTTCGCCAACCACAGCACGCAGCTCCTGAACCTCAACGCCGAGGGCGTGATCCTCGATGGCTACGACCCGGTCGCATTCTTCACCGAAGGCAAGCCGGTGATGGGAACGAAGACCTACCGGTCGAGCGCCGACGGCGCGACCTATTACTTCTCCTCCGCCGAGCACAAGGCGCTGTTCGACAAGGAGCCGATGAAGTACGAGCCGCAGTTCGGCGCCTTCTGCGCTTACGCCGTCTCGCAGGGACGCACCGCGCCGATCGACGTGAGCACCTTCTCGATCGTGAACGGGCGTCTCGTCATTCAGCACAACGCGCGCGCCGTCCGTCTGTGGAACGAGGACGTGCAGGGCAATCTGAAGAAGGCGGACAAGTACTGGCCGGCCGTCGTCAAGAACGACGGGAAGCAGATCAAGGTCGACGACTGA
- a CDS encoding DoxX family protein codes for MPLSKPETVVSWILQLVAAAILFQTLFFKFTGAEESVYIFTKLGMEPWGRIGSGVAELIACILLLVPRTVPLGALLALGVITGAIVSHLTKLGIVVKDDGGLLFGLAVVVFVASAIVLVIRRGQLPVVGAALR; via the coding sequence GTGCCGCTCTCGAAGCCCGAAACCGTGGTGAGCTGGATCCTCCAGCTCGTCGCCGCCGCGATCCTCTTCCAGACCCTCTTCTTCAAGTTCACCGGTGCCGAGGAGTCTGTCTACATCTTCACCAAGCTCGGCATGGAGCCGTGGGGCCGCATCGGCTCCGGCGTCGCGGAGCTGATCGCCTGCATCCTGCTCCTGGTGCCGCGCACCGTTCCCTTGGGCGCGCTGCTGGCGCTGGGCGTGATCACCGGCGCGATCGTGAGCCACCTCACCAAACTCGGCATCGTCGTCAAGGACGACGGCGGCCTGCTCTTCGGCCTCGCGGTCGTAGTGTTCGTCGCGAGCGCGATTGTGCTCGTGATCCGGCGCGGGCAGCTCCCGGTGGTGGGAGCGGCGCTGCGCTAG